AACAAACTAGCCAAGAAACTTAAAAGAgaaaacttttattattatttacacataaCTAAAGTTTGACTAGCTTTCTGTATTAATAGTGTACAACTGACAGATACTTAATTTGTTGTTGCTTCAATTCACTATTCTTTCATTCACTAAAATCTCATTAAGGACACTCACATTCAGCATGCTTTTACATACaagtacatactgtacatctgcAACATAATCTGACTCAATACAAAATCTAAAAGGAAATGACTTTTAAAAGAAGGAGGGAGTTGATACAATCATAGATGTGGCAATACAATTTATGATCACTGCAAGGAGTTTTATCCAAAGGAAGTGACCTACTAGTACTAGttaagaataaaaagaaagtaagaatATCGATGTCATTAGGTTATCTTGACTCGAATTTGAGTCCAATAACAAACATCCAACTCAAGATCATGGTATTCTGTAATATCTACTAACAAttcttaaatgtttgttttttttttcttcaaaagaTGGCCTTACATGTCATACTGTATACAGGATTTCAAAAGCTTTAAtatgctccaaaaaaaaaattgaccaaAAAAGCAATGGAGTACTTGTATCTATAGTTTGAGGTCACAAgttctcattttctttttttcaggacTGTAATTTGTTGCACTCATCTTCGGTCAAACCAGTCATATTATTTGCACTTTATATAGTGCTGTTTATGGAGCCTACAGTGTTTTGGCCCATGTAGTGTGTGGCACCATGGTCCTGCAGGCATTATATTTTAAGCCACTATAGACAAATTACCTCAAATGAGCAAGTAACTGAGGAAGCAACTGCAATGGAAAATATTTCTTATCAGTTAATGATGATTGCAGGTTATTATCTGGTTTACAAACAGTCCAAAGTAGAGAACAACAAAATGCTATGTGACTTCCTGTGGGAAGACATGTACAGACATGGTGactttgttttttatatatatttccttgACATTCCATGTGAGTAAGAGAAGATGAACAAAATATTTGGGAGTCTAAGTATTACACACATCTAGATGTTAATTCAGATAGCGCAGTGTTTTGGGTATCATCATACTTAATTAGTGGTAAACTATGATACTACTTAAGGTACAAACATATTAAATTCCCCTTGATTATGCACTCATATGAAGATATTATTTATCTTGAGTAAAAGATTGTGGATTCAGAGTCTATTTTGGGAACACTGGATATGAGAaggaaatacaccctggatggaaagCCAGTCTATCGCAAAGCACAACCATATTCACATCTAGGTGTAATTTATTCACTTCCAAGGATGTTTTTagtgaacatgtgaaactccacacggACAGAAACCCGAGCTAAGGATCGAAGCAGGGTattctggagctgtgagacaggaAGACTAGTTTATGTAACGTGTGAATTAAATGGAAATCTTGTGCAACATTACTGCTTTAAAACACATCTAGTTCAAGTGAAGTTTATTCGATCAGTCATCAGAGGCTTGTGGAATCAAGTCAGTAGGACTGTAGACATGTTGAGCTGATGTGATTCATGTTTAGAAATGTTAAAAGGAACAATAGAATTGGGGACCACCTGAAAGATTCACTCAGGTCTAGCCGCTTTCCATCGTCAAGgtgatatactgtacagtataaaaAGTTACGAGAAGCATAAACAGAGACacgtcattttaaaacaaattttaatgaaaaaaaaaatcaagtatagTTGCATTGAAActatacaataaaaatatttaaagaaaatggaCTTGATTGAATGAGAAAAACAGGTTCTTAATTTCCCTCTCTTGGGGTAACTGCAGCTGTACAGTGCCATGCCAATCTTAAATATGATATAGAATATGATAGAGAAAATGCAAAGTGCCCAACACCACCtgaagggggagggggggggggggggggttgttaaTGGGGGATGGGTGGGAGCAACTGCACAAAGTGTATAACCGCTTCATTATTGTTTTGTGCAAAGAAAACGCTCCCGTCTGAAATACTAGTTCAGCTATTCTTACTGTTCATTGCAGATGATCAATGTTATCAATACGATGTGTTTAATAATATAAcctcagtacttttttttttttttagatactaGAATTGACAGTGATCTGTGACTTAAAAAATGTCCATTAAGTCTTCACATTGCATACTTTTGGGTCCATTCTCTTGCTAGTCTGTTGTAtctgtaaaacaacaacaaacaaacaaacaaaccacaagataaaaaaaaattgtgtcaatcacaaacacacacacacgcatatatatgcCTGTTATGACTTGCTAGGTAACAGGTTAGTACACTCTTAGGGAGGGAAATAATTAAATTTAGCAACTTAAAAGGCTCTAGGGGGAATGCTTAAAGGTTTTAGGTGGAGCTCTGTAAGTAACAGAGGGTTTTACTACCATTAAAGTCTACAAGTAGAATCTCTTTAGAAAGCTAAAATCATTAATAATCCATTTTTTTCTATAAGAGTGTAGaattacactcactgagcattttattaggaacaccatactaatactgggtaggaccTTCGTTTGCTCTCAAACAGCCTCAATGTTGTCCATGTTGATGTGATTGCGTCgcacaattcctgcagatttttcaagtgCACCTTCATGGTGTTGatctcccattctaccacatctCAAAAGTGTTctgttggattcagatccggtgactgggaaggccactgaagaccAGTGaaatcattgtcatgttcatgaaaccagtttgagttATTTGCTTTGTGAAATGCTGCAttctcatgctggaagtagccattagaagatggggaaattgtggccatgaagggatgcacaacGTTAAAATATgttgtggctttcaagtgatggtagATTGATTTTAACAgacccaaagtgtgccaagaaaacattccccacaccgttacaccacctccaccagcctggactgttgacacaaggcaggttgggtccatggattcatgctgtttcGTGTGCATCAAATTCTGTCCCAACCAATCTGTGTTCCtaagcagaaatcaagattcatcagaccaaggtacatttttccagtcttcaacagTCCAGtgttggtgagcctgtgcccactgcagcctcagctttctgttcttggctgacagaactGTAGCCTGACGTGGTCTTTTGCGGTTGTAGCTCATTCAGCTCGATTGACGTGtcgtgcattctgagatgcttttctgctcaccacaattgaaCAGAgtgagtggttatctgagttactgtagcctttctgtcagctcgaaccagtctggccattctccgttgAACTCTCTCAGACCAGCTCGTCTAGCatcaacaatcatgccatggtcaaaatcacggagatcacatttttcccctttTCCCCCAATAcccgaagctgctggcccgtatctgcatgatattaTGCGCTgatctgctgccacatgattggatgatctgataattgcatgaatgagtaggtgtacaggtgttcctaataaagtgctcagtgagtgtatattcaaAATGATTTAATGAGCGTatggagaataataataagagcacaatcattaatatatatatatatatatatatatatatatatatatatatatatatatataaaaacaaataaaagaacagaaatCAGGTGTATCACATGCCATAGTAATGCACTTACTTTTCTTTGTCTGATTTGTAGATGTGTGCTATGTCTGGAACTAAAGGGTCATCAGGGTTTGGGTCACAGAGCAAGGAGCATATGGACAACAGAACtgtacaaaaagaaaacaaagcagtGTATATCATTTATGAAATACTGAGCTTTGACACAATATATGAACGTATATAAGGAATACACAGACAAggggtgtgctgttaaaggaaaataaattaacCACAGGGTGGTAGCCAAATGCATAGCAGAGACACTTATACCACCTggaagttgattcttttccaataacagcatgtccaaaactgttttattcctcttataccacagcaatatgCCAACTATTAACCATTTTAAATCTATTCATGAATGACTtagtgctttttatccatttagagttacatttaccATTCTAAAACGGCCGTGAGACAAGATAGTTCCTGTTACATAAGCTATGTTATAGCAACTATACACAACTGCTCCCTTCCCAACCTCTCTTTTATGCCGTTcttcaaaatacaaaacaacGTCCTCCGTCTAGAAGACTTCCTGTTTTAGAAAACTCattggctgcgtccgaaattgcgtacttacctactatatagtaggcgaaaagcagtatgccagaggggtagtatgtctGGATTGTAAATATGCGAGAAAGACCTGAATGGCGTATTGCTTCTGGCGAGATTTTGCAGTGTGCAACCGATACACACTGCGTGAGTCAAACAATCGCACAATGCAacgtcgaaggtcacatgacaacgCTAACGTGGcagatgtagtatgtccgggatgGTAGTCATAATACGCGCATgtactgattagtacgtactgtcaTAGTATGCGATTTCGGACACAGCAACTGACTtttacaaagcgccgacactggagactccttccgtaaatgttataCAGACATCGCTTTACACAAATCCTCATCATATCAGTGATTAGATGTTTGTTATataacatgtttgtttgtttttttaaactgtgtacgtgctgttactatagaaatgataacgtaccGGGACAagcactttaaaataaacatcaacATATaaaatcaacatcttctgaccaatcacattcaagatttcaacagcgctgtggtataattgtAATATACTCATGTGTGGCATTACTTGGAACGAAATGTCTGTACCTTTTGAAACTGTTAGTGCTGGGGACCACTGTGACCTCAAGATGTCCAAGCAAATACTTCCATTACTGTTTATGTTTGGGTGATAAATTTTTGTTGTAAATGCTACCTGttaaaagcacacaaaaaaaaagtttgttaaaTCAAATCGCCATCGAATGACATGGAGGCAGACGGGGTTATTCTTAATTACCTTTGGAGGCTTGAAGGGATAGTCTGTGGGAAAGTGGATCGTAAGGAAGAAGACCCCTCCTTGGTATGGACTATCAGTCTGttagaggaaggaaaaaaaaaaaataagaagaaaaactaATTTCATCTTAGCTTTACCTAGCAAAATCTTAGCAGAGAACCTTTACTTTCTTATAGACAAAAATCAAAATCGGCTTCAAAGGAGAAAATACTTACAGGTCCCATTATTGTCGCCTGCCAGTGAAACACTACGAAGCACAGAACACAGTAACATTAACTCTACATATAAAGGCTACAGCGTTAACAAATAAACCTATAGTAGACCGATCGATAGACCTACAGTCGTCTCCAACAGGTCCAGCTGAGCACTGTGCAGGAGGGTCCCTTTGCAAATCTTGAAGCTCCtgaatgtaacacacacacacacacacacaaaagaaaaaaagcttaaTGATTATGGGGAACCAGGAATGCAAACTTATTCACGAGTTTTGAATGAGTATACACCATAACAAAGCCTTTTGAATCATGTTGTGTGATATCGTGTTCCTGAGTACCAggtgtttattataaatatttagtgTTCAAGTATCCTGGGTACCAGGTTTTGGAATTTAGGTGTCATCGGTACTGGTTATTCAGCATTCAGGTACACCAGGAGCCACACGGTTACTCGTGTAACCTGAGTGTTTGGTGTATGCATATTAAAGAGTTTGGAGCTATTTTTAAGCATTCCTTGTGAATGCGGTCTCAGGTATTTGGCATAGAGGTAGACCACCTGCCAGGGCTTCACTGCTCTGATTGATTGGTTCAGATATtttaagagaagaagaagaaaaataaatagtgTCTTTCAGTATTATGTTTTTAAGCTGCGCTCGTTACACAGGCAGGAATGCAGAAAGTTATTGCAGAGACTGTAAAGTGAAAGTCAACTACATGGCCTACTGTACTAACTATACTACCTACTATAAGGCCAGCTCTCGATCTTGCTCAGGGATTTCTTACTCTAGAGGCAAATTCCCTCCACATTTAATGTCCGTTCAAGTCGCTACTGATTTTGACAGGAAGATACTGATTCATTTTTAGAGTTATATGGCGTCTAATATTCCAGAATGAATGTCAGCCAGGTTATTCTCAGAAAACTAACAGGACTGGTGTTAGTTTctagatacactatatggccaaaggtatgtggacacctgaccaacacaCCCCTATGTGCTCATTCCGAAGCTATGAGCATTAACATGGAGttgtttgctgttataataacctcccctcttctgggaaggctttccacttgattctggagtgtggctgtggggatttgtgctcattcagatACATGAGCATTAGTGCAGTCAGACGCTGACATCGGGTGAGAaatgcagtcggtgttccagttcatcccaaaagtgctCAGTGACGATGAGGTCAAACCATGGCAAACTATGTCTTTATGGATCCCGCATTGTGCACAGgcgcattgtcatgctggagaaGGTTTGGgactcttagttccagtgaagggaaattgtaatattACGGCATAGTGACAGTACAACTTTGTGGCAATGATTTGGAGAAGGAACACATATGaatgtaatggtcaggtgtctacaaacgtAGTCATTCAAGGGATTTTCGTTAGAGGTCGTCCGATTGATAGGCACCTTGCAGTTTCAGCAAAAGGTTATTGGTAAAAATCCACgccgatagtttttcccggttgcatCCTTTGCGGGAGCGACTCAGAaaggcggctgtggctcaggtggtagagcgggttgtccattaatcgtagtgttggcggttcgattcctggcccacatgactccacataccaaagtgtccttgggcaagacactgaaccccaagttgctcccgatgacaagttagtgccttgcatggcagctctgctaccactggtgtgtgtgtgaatgggtgaatgagacatggtgtaaagcgctttggataaaagagttacataagtgcaccatttaccatttagaaGGGTCGGCTGGCATTATACGGTACTAGAgcagcctctagaggtgaaataaaaactgacaaattgtgttgttttatttgaagtgtttttcgattcattttggatgtctctatttttatgtGTTATTCTGGagtgtcacttttttttcccgGTTTGGATATACGtacatcatttatttaatttaatatttattaacggttcatatatattaaaattttgtttattttaaaaagtacagtacattttcatgctacagtcagtactgtttagtTTTGTAATGAAGCTCAGCAATGTTTTACTGCGAGTGTTGtgatttcattcagtatcaatgttaaaaactatcggttgattaacCGGTTATCGGCAGACAGCTCCCAACTTAGCTATCGGTATAGCCTCTGGTATGCTTCGTTTTTTTCACGGGTATGCTAGCATATGTGCACAGTTGTAtgcatagcctttcaaagtattTGACATGTACAAATACACAGGCGGTCGGCGTATGCGCATTATGACAACCTGCacactacccctcctggcctagAGTTAGTACAAAGCAGTAAAGCAGTCCTTTGGTGTGAAGGACAACAatgaagaagaatcacaaccaCACAAAGAACGGACAATCTCTCGCCATgattagcacccatatacaaacccttatactctttaaggctagaattatacaaacgcaggtactttctaacctgcactcgtttccgtttattcagttttttcttcgactaccttgagaatcaatggccttgggtcactgttgccaccttgtggaacaactaaatagtgcaaaagaattaaatgcgcaTGTGCGACCATTTAGAAAAATCGGGCGGCGCACGTACAGTATGTTCCTAGTGTATGTGTACaaagtgaagcatactttctgcttatctgtaaaatccactatcagtCGACCTCTAGTCTAGTTATCACACTGCGCTTAAACCCAGGTTATCTCTCTAAACCCCGATTTTAATAACGGATAGAGGAAGGTTTCACACTTGAAATTTAGCACCACTTTTTACCCGGGGTAATGAAACCCTGCTCCGAAGCAGGATAAGCACCGCTTTTGCGGTGTAAACCCAACATTGTGTACATTGTGAAATGATGCAGTGTTAGAAACTGAACAGTGCGGGCTCCATATCAGGTGTTTATGAATTGCTAACCCCAATAAAGCATGAAACAAGATAACCCATGAATCTGTTTACCCCGGGGTTTAGAATGACCCAGGGTTAACTATTTCAAGTGTGGAAAGCTGAGTTTCTTCTAATAAAGCCGGGAGTagtgtactgtatactgtacataccaTCAAACTATTCAATACTGAATGACTGGTATTGtagtgatgtgtcattcatttcgaacgaatctttaatatgacttggtaacaacgagttgtctcagagagtgaatCGTTCATTTGTGACCACACATGTGCAGCAATATCCCCACAGGTTCTGTACTGTACACAGAAATGATTCGTTCAGCACGTCACAGCTCCACCACATTCAGCATTTGGGGTGGTCACATGATGAatgaacgactcgaacccgaagactcaaGATCTGAACTAATTgtttctgtttccggggaacagacgtgacaaaagaaagaacgactcggatcggtaggtgaggtgaactaatggactgcatagcctgaagacctaatgctcagctattaattaatatttcctgtttctcataattcgaccttggttgcattagcctatagtttacgTTATAGTTTTTAAGTACTAGATTGTGTTAGGGGAATTTAACACGTAAACATTTCAAtcatattctgctgaaatgactcgaaaaaaacatttgttcattttgctgaacgagattcaaagatccgagtcagtaaaatgatccgaacatCCAATCACAATGTTATTGATCTTTTACCGCCAGGG
This is a stretch of genomic DNA from Ictalurus punctatus breed USDA103 chromosome 13, Coco_2.0, whole genome shotgun sequence. It encodes these proteins:
- the ube2d1b gene encoding ubiquitin-conjugating enzyme E2 D1b isoform X1 codes for the protein MALKRIQKELQDLQRDPPAQCSAGPVGDDLFHWQATIMGPTDSPYQGGVFFLTIHFPTDYPFKPPKVAFTTKIYHPNINSNGSICLDILRSQWSPALTVSKVLLSICSLLCDPNPDDPLVPDIAHIYKSDKEKYNRLAREWTQKYAM
- the ube2d1b gene encoding ubiquitin-conjugating enzyme E2 D1b isoform X2, translated to MGPTDSPYQGGVFFLTIHFPTDYPFKPPKVAFTTKIYHPNINSNGSICLDILRSQWSPALTVSKVLLSICSLLCDPNPDDPLVPDIAHIYKSDKEKYNRLAREWTQKYAM